Proteins encoded together in one Triticum dicoccoides isolate Atlit2015 ecotype Zavitan chromosome 7B, WEW_v2.0, whole genome shotgun sequence window:
- the LOC119341200 gene encoding nuclease SbcCD subunit C-like, whose amino-acid sequence MPSSSAAVSGHGVATATVPSRDTAVEGFASSLRTQDEVDALCDKYGVPKDQYTARPAGDLRANSTPPPGSICVYARALEAGLRFPLHGFFREALAHFGIAPAQLTPNGWRVMEGFLAICHSAGVPPSLAVFLRFFYLSGIDRKHKKGWYCLGPIRDSSCLRFTGMPNRGSKSIMGWKYDFFFLSSPEPWHCAVEWGQPSKGSFTNPALTVEESKSMVKLLSAHIGAAVDLRNLLPATCPQRRRRRRLRNSYPAVSAAVITTGSPRTPAPPPPSSTRTTSCSIGMDPSVYDMMKVLLAEKAAAQASALAKKRTWEEANGGENVGHSPPLSVLSSVHSPPSQHFPSRHDGHTELLQGAVAQQLERAFAANEPSDDSAFRQVEEKLVAREREAAALREQLEEAKNELAAAKRAPDAEREKATSELAAVRTELETTKAELTAVEGEVVKTKAELSASLAEAVKTKAELAAARADAVKTKAELAAARAEAVKTKAELAAAREEVLKTNAELAATKRSMEAELVQANAVLTAAKRAAETELAKVKAKLAAVEAELDSAKAAAVQQLLASEEHVRQRAEDALEGYKRWRGRHAPAGRAA is encoded by the exons ATgccttcctcctccgccgccgtctcAGGCCACGGCGTCGCCACTGCCACCGTGCCGTCGAGGGACACGGCTGTCGAGGGCTTCGCCTCGTCCCTGCGCACGCAGGACGAGGTGGACGCACTCTGCGACAAGTACGGCGTACCCAAGGATCAGTACACCGCGCGACCCGCCGGCGACCTGCGCGCGAACTCGACGCCGCCACCGGGGTCCATCTGCGTCTACGCGCGCGCTCTGGAGGCAGGGTTGCGCTTCCCGCTGCACGGCTTCTTCCGCGAGGCGCTCGCCCACTTCGGCATCGCGCCGGCCCAGCTCACGCCCAACGGGTGGCGCGTCATGGAGGGATTCCTGGCGATCTGCCACTCCGCCGGCGTGCCTCCGTCGCTCGCCGTATTCCTGCGCTTCTTCTACCTGTCCGGCATCGACCGGAAGCACAAGAAAGGGTGGTACTGTCTCGGGCCCATACGCGACAGCTCCTGCTTGCGCTTCACGGGGATGCCGAACCGGGGGTCCAAATCCATCATGGGCTGGAAATAcgacttcttcttcctctcgtcgcCGGAGCCGTGGCATTGCGCGGTGGAGTGGGGTCAGCCGTCCAAGGGCTCCTTCACAAACCCGGCGCTCACCGTTGAGGAAAGCAAATCGATGGTGAAGCTGCTAAGTGCCCACATTGGCGCCGCTGTTGATCTTAGGAACCTGCTCCCTGCTACGTGCCCAcaacgccggcgccggcgccgtctCCGCAACAGCTACCCCGCCGTCTCTGCCGCCGTGATAACCACAGGATCCCCGCGGaccccggcgccgccgccgccttcttcaactCGTACTACATCCTGTTCCATAG GTATGGATCCCTCTGTCTACGACATGATGAAGGTTCTGCTGGCGGAGAAGGCGGCCGCGCAAGCGTCGGCGTTGGCGAAGAAGAGGACTTGGGAGGAAGCCAACGGCGGGGAGAACGTCGGACACTCGCCACCTCTTTCAGTGCTGTCCAGCGTGCACTCGCCACCGTCACAGCACTTCCCCAGCAGGCACGACGGACACACGGAGCTGCTGCAGGGAGCCGTCGCGCAGCAGCTGGAGCGCGCGTTCGCGGCGAACGAGCCTTCCGACGACTCAGCGTTCCGGCAGGTGGAGGAGAAGCTGGTGGCCAGGGAGCGAGAGGCCGCCGCGCTGCGGGAGCAGCTGGAGGAGGCGAAGAATGAGCTCGCCGCGGCAAAGAGAGCGCCGGACGCGGAGCGGGAGAAGGCCACATCTGAGCTCGCCGCGGTGCGAACGGAGCTGGAGACGACCAAAGCCGAGCTCACGGCGGTGGAGGGGGAGGTGGTGAAGACGAAGGCCGAGCTCTCCGCGTCTCTGGCGGAGGCGGTGAAGACGAAGGCCGAGCTCGCCGCGGCTCGGGCGGACGCGGTGAAGACGAaagccgagctcgcggcggctcggGCGGAGGCGGTGAAGACGAAGGCCGAGCTCGCCGCGGCTCGGGAGGAGGTGCTGAAGACGAATGCCGAGCTCGCCGCTACAAAGCGATCCATGGAGGCGGAGTTGGTGCAGGCCAATGCCGTGCTCACTGCCGCGAAGCGCGCCGCTGAGACTGAGCTGGCGAAGGTGAAGGCCAAGCTTGCCGCCGTGGAGGCGGAGCTGGATAGCGCCAAGGCGGCAGCGGTTCAGCAGCTCCTAGCCTCCGAGGAGCATGTGCGGCAGCGCGCGGAGGACGCCCTGGAGGGATACAAGCGCTGGCGAGGTCGTCACGCTCCGGCCGGCCGTGCCGCCTGA